In the genome of Bradyrhizobium sp. CB3481, the window TTAGTCCGTGCATGGCATCCACCTCCCGGTTTCACGATATTGAATCCAGATCACCATCAATTCAGCGTCAAAGCGCCATAAGCCAATGATTCTATTTAATTTTAAGAAGCCACCTCACCCAGAACGCGGCACTGAAAGACGCGTACCGGAAGGCACATATTTCGGAATTTCTGAATTCCCAAATCTTCCAGCGGCAACGAGAGGCTGGGGCCCACCAACTCGGCAACCCTGTCGGTCATCGCGATTCCGCCAGCCGGCGCAACGGTTTGCAGCCGCGCCGCGACGTTGACATCGTGGCCGTAGATGTCTTCCTTATCGGCAATGATGTTGCCGCAGCTCAGTCCCATGCGGAAGACGATTCGGCGATCGCCGCTCTCGCCCTTGCAGCGTTCGACCATCTGCTGCTGAACCTGGATGGCGCACCACACGGCGTCGAGGGCCGTCTCGAATTCAGCCAATATGCCGTCGCCAGTCGATTTCACAAATCTGGCCCGGTATTCGGCGGTCATCGGATCGATCAGCTCTCGACGATGAGCCTTGTAGCGCAAATAGGTTTGCTCTTCATTCAGGCTCGTCAACCGTGAATATTCGACGACATCGGCGGTGAGAACCGCGCCCCATCTCCGCTCCAGTAGTTGCGCGGTCGGGCCGTCCACGACTTCGGACCTTGCCGGCCGTGCTCCTGCTGCGATGAAATGCTCCGTACGCATCTTCGACCTCGCACTGTTTGAGCTTCCCGTGCCGCCTGCGACGTTGCTGCGACAACTTGCAGCGCTTGCCGTCTCGCGAATTGCGGGCACCCTGGCAGTCCGCCGTCATACGAGCGTTAGTTGGGAGATCAGGGGCGTCATTCGATCAGCAAACGCGCCTGACTGTCGGACGGCCGGCGCTTCGGATTCCGGGCGGCCCCGGCGTCCTCGCGTTCGGCAAAATGGGCGCATTGGTCCCATGAGAAAGCCGCTGGAGAGGTATCCAGCGGCTTTCTCATGTGTTGGGGGAACGTGGTCTCTGCTTCGGGCGCGCAAGCGTCAACTGGCTACGGGGAATCGTTGAATGCGATCCTGCGTCAGGATCCTGCCCCCGTGTCAGCAACGGCTCGCTGCGTCGTCGGCCCGCCAGCCTTCTTCGCCTTCCGCTCCTTCAGCCAGTTCTCGAACCGTTGGATCACGACGAAGAACGTCGGCACGAACAGCACGGCGAGACAGGTCGAGGCCAGCATGCCCGAAAACACGGTGATGCCGATCGACTTCCGCGCATTGGCGCCGGCGCCGGTGGCAAGCACCAGCGGCACGACGCCGAGGATGAAGGCGAACGATGTCATCAGGATCGGGCGGAAGCGGGCGCGCGCCGCGTTGACCGCGGACTCCAGCAGCGGCTTGCGGTCGCGCACGTGCAGTTCCAGCGCCACCTCGACGATCAGGATCGCGTTCTTGGCCGACAGCGCGATCAACAGGATAATGCCGATCTGGGTGTAGAGGTTGTTCTCGATCCGCAGGCTGGTCAGCACCAGCATCGGTCCCAGTAGCGACAACGGTACCGCGAGGATCACCGAGATCGGCGCGTACCAGCTTTCGTATTGCCCGGCCAGCACGAGGTAGACCAGCAGCAGGGCAAGGCCGAACGCCCAGTAGATCTGGCCGCCGACCACCTTCTCCTGATACGACATCGCCGTCCACTCGAAGCCGGTGCCCTGCGGCAGCGTCTTGGCGGCGATCTCCTCCATCAGGGTCATCGACTGGCCTGAGCTGTAGCCGGTGGCCGGCAGGCCGATGATGGTGGCAGACGGATAGAGGTTATACAGGCTGATCAGCGACGGACCGACCGCCGGCGTGATTTTCGCCACCGCACCGAGCGGGATCATGTCGCCCTGGCTGTTGCGCACCGTCAGCCGCTCGATATCGCGTGGCGTCAGGCGGAATTGCGCGTCACCCTGCGCATAGACCTGGAAGGTGCGACCGAACTTGTTGAACTGGTTGACGTAGCTCGAGCCCATGTAGGACGACAGCGTCGAGAACACCTGGTCGGTCGTGACGTGCATGGTCTGGGCCTTGACGCGGTCCACCTCGACGTCGAATTGCGGCACCATCGAGCGGAACGGCGAACTGACCCGCTGCAGCGCGCTCTGCGTCCCGGCATTGGCGACGATCGCCCCGGTGATCGCCTGCAGCTTGCTGAAATCGGAGTTGCCGTCGCGGAGCTGCACCTGCATCGCAAAGCCCGCCGCGTTGCCGATGCCCTGGATCGGCGGCGGCGGCACCACCAGGATGCGCGCCTCGTCAATGACCGACAGTTTTTCGTTCAAGCCGACGAACAGCGACCGCAGATCCTCGCCCTGCCCGCGCGCGCTCCACTCCTTGAGAATGAGATAGGCCACGCCGGCATTGGCAAGGCTGGAGGAATTGTCGAGCGCGGAGATGCCCGCGATCGTGATCACCTGCTCGACGCCTGGCGACTTGCCGGTGATCTCGCTGACCCGCGTCAGGACGCGCTGGGTTCGATCCAGCGAAGCACCGTCGGGCAGTTGTACGGCAACCAGGAGGTAGCCCTGATCCTCGATCGGGATGAAGCCGGTCGGCACTCGCGACAGGCCATAGCCGCCGATCGCGATCAGGATCAACGCTCCGATCACCGAGACGTTGCTGTGCGCGACCAGGCGGGCGATCAACCGGCTATACCAGGCTTCGATACGGTTATAGGCCGCGTTGAAGCCACGGTAAAAGAAGTTGCGCTGCTCCGGCGGCGCGGGCGGGCGCAGCCACAGCGCGCACTGCGTCGGCTTCAGCGTCGCCGCATTGATGGCGCTGAGCAGCGCGGTCGCGGCGATCACCAGTGCGAACTGGGCGTACATCCGTCCCGTCAATCCCGGCAGGAACGCCGACGGCAGGAACACCGAGATCAGCACCAGCGTGATGCCGACGATCGGCGCAAACAGCGCGTCCATCGCGCTGATCGCCGCATCATGGCCGGACATCCCCTTCTCGATATTGTGGGCCGCGCCTTCGACCACGACGATGGCGTCATCGACCACGATGCCGATCGCAAGTACGATCGCAAACAGCGTCGAGATATTGACGGTGAAGCCGAGCGCCGCCATCGCCGCGAAGGCGCCGATGATCGTCACCGGCACCGTCGTCGCCGGCACCAGCATTGCGCGCCAGTCCTGCAGGAAGACCAGGATCACGATCAGCACAAGCAAGCCGGCCTCGATCAGCGTCTTGTAGACCTCGTTGATCGATTCGGAGACGAATTTGGTAGTGTCGAACGGCGTATCGTAGACCACATCCTGTGGGAACGACTTCGACAGCTGTTCCATCTTCTTCTTGACGGCCTGCTCGACCTCCAGCGCGTTGGCGCCGGGCGACTGGAATACACCGATGCCGGTCGCCGGCTTGTTGTTCAGCGAAAACTGCTGGCTGTAGGTCTGGGCGCCGAGCTCGACCCAGCCGACGTCGCGCACCCGCGTGACGTCGCCGCTGCTGCCAGTCTTGACGATCACGTTTTCGAACTCGCTGACGTCGTCGAGCCGTCCGGCGACATTCAGCGTATATTGAAACGACTGCCCGGCAGGCGCCGGCGGCGCGCCGACCTGTCCGGCGGTGACCTGCTGGCTCTGCTGCTGGATCGCCGAAATGACGTCCTGCGGCATCAAGTTGCGCGCATAGAGCTTGTTCGGGTCGAGCCAGACCCGCATCGAATACTGGCCGGCGCCGAACACCGTGACGTTGCCGACGCCGGGCAGGCGCGACAGCTCGTCGCGAATATTGATGGTGGCATAGTTCGAAAGGAACAGGCTGTCATAGGTCGATTTCGGCGAGGTCAGGGTCACGAACAGCAGGATCGCCGTCGACTTCTTCTGCACGGTGACGCCCTGGTTCTGCACTGATTGCGGCAACTGCGCCAGCGCGCTCGACACCCGGTTCTGTACCAGGACCTGCGCGAAATTGAGGTCGGTGCCGATCTTGAACGTCACCGTCAACGAATAGGAACCGTCGGAGCCGCTGTAGGACTGCATGTAGAGCATGTCCTCGACGCCGTTGACCTGCTGCTCGATCGGCAGCGCTACCGTATCGATCACGGTTTTCGCGCTGGCGCCGGGATAGCGGGTCGTCACCTGCACCGTCGGCGGCACGACCTCGGGATATTGCGCGACAGCAAGGCGGAACAGGCAGACGCCGCCGATCAGGATCATCAGGATGGCGATGACGTTGGAAAGAACGGGCCGTTCGATGAAGAATTTTGAAATCATGGCCGGCTCCTATTTGGCCGACGCCGGCTGCGCTTCGACTTTCTTGATTTGCGGATCGACCTTCTGGCCCGGGATCGCGCGGAGCAGCCCGGCGGTGATCACGCGGTCGTCGGCTTTCAGGCCCTCTTCGATGACGCGGAGCTCGCCTTCCAGCGGCCCGACCCGCACCTTGCGCTGCTCGACGATATTGTCGGCGTTCACCACCAGCAGGTAGCGTCCGGCCTGATCGGCACCGAGGGCGACGTCGGGCACGAACAGCGCATTCTGCACCTGATCCACCGGCACGCGAACCCGGACGAAGAACCCCGGCAACAAGGCGCGGTCGGCATTGGGCAGCACCCCGCGCACGGGAAGCGTGCCCGTCGACTGATTGAGCGTCGCGGCAGCATAATCGAGGTTGCCCTTGTGCGGAAAGCCGGTCTCGGTCTGCAATCCGACTTCGACCGGCAACTGCCTGAGATCGTCGGCCGTCATTCCACGCTTGCGGGCTTCCGCGCGGATTCGCAGCACGTCCTGTTCGTTGACGTTGAAATTCACATAGATCGGGTCGAGCGCCACGATGGTGGCAAGCTGCGTCGGCGAAGACGCACCGACGAATTCGCCGATCGAGACGAGATGCGCGCTGACCACGCCGTCGAACGGCGCGGCCACATTGGTATAGCCATAATTGACCGCCGCGATCTTGGTATTGACCTGGGCCTGCAGCAGGTTGGCCTGCGCATTGTCGCGGTTCGAGGTGGAAGTATCCAGCGTGGCCTGCGAAACGGCCTGCCGCTGCACCAATTCCTGCTGGCGCTTGAAGTCTGCTTCGGCCTGTCGCACCGTTGCCTGCGCGCCTGTTTCCGCCGCCTGCGCCTGTTCGAGCTTGAGCTTGTAGGTGTCGGGCTCGATCGTGAACAGCGAGGTGCCCTCCTTTACGAAGGCG includes:
- a CDS encoding multidrug efflux RND transporter permease subunit, which translates into the protein MISKFFIERPVLSNVIAILMILIGGVCLFRLAVAQYPEVVPPTVQVTTRYPGASAKTVIDTVALPIEQQVNGVEDMLYMQSYSGSDGSYSLTVTFKIGTDLNFAQVLVQNRVSSALAQLPQSVQNQGVTVQKKSTAILLFVTLTSPKSTYDSLFLSNYATINIRDELSRLPGVGNVTVFGAGQYSMRVWLDPNKLYARNLMPQDVISAIQQQSQQVTAGQVGAPPAPAGQSFQYTLNVAGRLDDVSEFENVIVKTGSSGDVTRVRDVGWVELGAQTYSQQFSLNNKPATGIGVFQSPGANALEVEQAVKKKMEQLSKSFPQDVVYDTPFDTTKFVSESINEVYKTLIEAGLLVLIVILVFLQDWRAMLVPATTVPVTIIGAFAAMAALGFTVNISTLFAIVLAIGIVVDDAIVVVEGAAHNIEKGMSGHDAAISAMDALFAPIVGITLVLISVFLPSAFLPGLTGRMYAQFALVIAATALLSAINAATLKPTQCALWLRPPAPPEQRNFFYRGFNAAYNRIEAWYSRLIARLVAHSNVSVIGALILIAIGGYGLSRVPTGFIPIEDQGYLLVAVQLPDGASLDRTQRVLTRVSEITGKSPGVEQVITIAGISALDNSSSLANAGVAYLILKEWSARGQGEDLRSLFVGLNEKLSVIDEARILVVPPPPIQGIGNAAGFAMQVQLRDGNSDFSKLQAITGAIVANAGTQSALQRVSSPFRSMVPQFDVEVDRVKAQTMHVTTDQVFSTLSSYMGSSYVNQFNKFGRTFQVYAQGDAQFRLTPRDIERLTVRNSQGDMIPLGAVAKITPAVGPSLISLYNLYPSATIIGLPATGYSSGQSMTLMEEIAAKTLPQGTGFEWTAMSYQEKVVGGQIYWAFGLALLLVYLVLAGQYESWYAPISVILAVPLSLLGPMLVLTSLRIENNLYTQIGIILLIALSAKNAILIVEVALELHVRDRKPLLESAVNAARARFRPILMTSFAFILGVVPLVLATGAGANARKSIGITVFSGMLASTCLAVLFVPTFFVVIQRFENWLKERKAKKAGGPTTQRAVADTGAGS
- a CDS encoding adenylate/guanylate cyclase domain-containing protein, with the translated sequence MDGPTAQLLERRWGAVLTADVVEYSRLTSLNEEQTYLRYKAHRRELIDPMTAEYRARFVKSTGDGILAEFETALDAVWCAIQVQQQMVERCKGESGDRRIVFRMGLSCGNIIADKEDIYGHDVNVAARLQTVAPAGGIAMTDRVAELVGPSLSLPLEDLGIQKFRNMCLPVRVFQCRVLGEVAS
- a CDS encoding efflux RND transporter periplasmic adaptor subunit, whose protein sequence is MVAMAVLSACEQNTFVPPPPAKVEVMTPVQRPFTRYLEATGNTAAFKNVDLVARVQGFLQSINYKDGAFVKEGTSLFTIEPDTYKLKLEQAQAAETGAQATVRQAEADFKRQQELVQRQAVSQATLDTSTSNRDNAQANLLQAQVNTKIAAVNYGYTNVAAPFDGVVSAHLVSIGEFVGASSPTQLATIVALDPIYVNFNVNEQDVLRIRAEARKRGMTADDLRQLPVEVGLQTETGFPHKGNLDYAAATLNQSTGTLPVRGVLPNADRALLPGFFVRVRVPVDQVQNALFVPDVALGADQAGRYLLVVNADNIVEQRKVRVGPLEGELRVIEEGLKADDRVITAGLLRAIPGQKVDPQIKKVEAQPASAK